The genome window CATCTTCTTGGTGAAGAGATGACAGCTCTCACGGAGCCGCGCTGCGTTGTACGCCTGGAATGTACCATCCACGAGGCTTGTTAGGCTCATTCCCGGACCGATGCGGGGCGGATCGATTCGCCTTCCGTTGAGGTATTTGCTGTGTGCCATGTGTCAGATCTCCTTTGCTCGTGTGCTGGCATACCACTAGCAGCCCACGCTCCCTGAGTCGGGAGGTTGTGGCGCCTGGGGGAGTGGAGTCAGTTCGAGACGCGCCTCCCAGTCTTCGTATGTCATCTGCAGTAAGTCAGCAGCCGCGCCATCGGCTGGAACAACATCGTGGGCCAGCAGGAGATAAGGGATACATGTCAGTGAGAGTCCCCACTCGTGCGGGCCTGCATAGATGTATTTTGCTCCGGCGTAGATTGCCGTAAGCGGCGTCTGCCGGTCTTCTCCCCAGAGCACCATGGTGCGGGCAATGCGCCGCAC of Terriglobales bacterium contains these proteins:
- a CDS encoding histidine decarboxylase, pyruvoyl type, whose amino-acid sequence is ALGVVANRERNANLFMEDVGVIAAQQTLDGQGRSIITPDAQGAEALLQEKVRRIARTMVLWGEDRQTPLTAIYAGAKYIYAGPHEWGLSLTCIPYLLLAHDVVPADGAAADLLQMTYEDWEARLELTPLPQAPQPPDSGSVGC